A window of Bacillus toyonensis BCT-7112 genomic DNA:
TATTCCCATTTTTCATACCTACTTTATGAAAAAGTAGTAGACAAGCATCTGATAGTTAATGGTATAATGTAAGAGTATTCTTAATTTTCGCCTTTAACGGGGGAAAGCAATTCACCTAGGGGGGTTTTTGTACATGACAAATGTAACAGGGACAGAACGTGTAAAACGTGGAATGGCAGAAATGCAAAAAGGCGGCGTTATTATGGACGTAGTTAACGCTGAACAAGCAAGGATTGCAGAAGAAGCAGGCGCAGTTGCCGTTATGGCATTAGAGCGTGTACCAGCAGATATTCGTGCAGCAGGTGGCGTTTCTCGTATGGCAGACCCAACGATTGTTGAAGAAGTTATGGGTGCGGTGTCAATTCCGGTTATGGCAAAATGCCGTATCGGTCATCTTGTAGAAGCACGTGTATTAGAATCATTAGGGGTAGACTATATCGATGAGAGTGAAGTATTAACTCCTGCTGATGAAGTATACCATTTAAATAAACGTGATTACACAGTTCCGTTTGTATGTGGTTGCCGTGATATCGGAGAAGCTGCACGTCGTATTGCAGAAGGTGCATCTATGCTTCGTACA
This region includes:
- the pdxS gene encoding pyridoxal 5'-phosphate synthase lyase subunit PdxS, translating into MTNVTGTERVKRGMAEMQKGGVIMDVVNAEQARIAEEAGAVAVMALERVPADIRAAGGVSRMADPTIVEEVMGAVSIPVMAKCRIGHLVEARVLESLGVDYIDESEVLTPADEVYHLNKRDYTVPFVCGCRDIGEAARRIAEGASMLRTKGEPGTGNIVEAVRHMRQVNAEIRQVASLREDELMTYAKNTGAPYEVLLEIKRLGRLPVVNFAAGGVATPADAALMMQLGADGVFVGSGIFKSENPEKFARAIVEATTHYEDYELIASLSKGLGNAMKGVEISTLLPEQRMQERGW